In Gopherus evgoodei ecotype Sinaloan lineage chromosome 21, rGopEvg1_v1.p, whole genome shotgun sequence, a single window of DNA contains:
- the LOC115637897 gene encoding olfactory receptor 10A7-like, with amino-acid sequence MEGNLSTVTEFIFLAFLYLQHLQLLLFVLVSLIYFIILIGNSLIVAVTSNLLSECQTISFLGCATQMYFFLLFGNSECCLLALMSYDRYVAICNPMRYSLIMSRKVTIRLASVVWIAGNVVAFEQTVTMFMLSFYGSNKIEHFFCDVIPVLKLASTDTSLNDVINTVLTVVFIIFPFVLIITSYICIFSTILKMRSAEGRHKAFSTCSSHLITVTLFFGSGFITYMRPSSSGCMDTNRAISLFYTVITPMFNPIIYSLRNKEVKEALRKILGSSRTS; translated from the exons ATGGAGGGAAACTTAAGTACAGTGACTGAGTTTATCTTTCTGGCCTTCTTGTACCTCCAGCATCTGCAGCTTCTTCTCTTTGTCCTGGTCTCACTCATCTACTTCATCATCCTGATAGGAAATAGCCTCATCGTTGCTGTCACA tccaacctcctgtcaGAGTGTCAGACCATCTCCTTCCTTGGCTGTGCAACCCAGatgtatttcttcctcctctttggcAACTCGGAGTGCTGCCTGCTGGCTCTAATGTCCTATGACCGATATGTTGCCATATGCAACCCCATGCGTTACTCGCTCATCATGAGCAGAAAAGTCACCATTAGACTGGCATCTGTGGTGTGGATTGCAGGCAATGTGGTGGCATTTGAACAAACGGTCACTATGTTCATGTTATCCTTCTATGGGTCAAATAAAATCGAGCACTTTTTTTGCGATGTTATTCCAGTACTTAAGCTGGCAAGTACAGACACGTCCCTGAATGATGTTATCAACACTGTGCTCACTGTAGTATTCATAATATTCCCCTTTGTCCTGATCATCACCTCCTACATCTGCATCTTCTCCACCATCCTGAAGATGCGCTCAGCTGAGGGGAGACACAAAGCTTTCTCCACGTGCTCCTCACACCTGATCACAGTCACCTTGTTCTTTGGCAGTGGCTTTATCACCTACATGAGGCCCAGTTCCAGTGGTTGTATGGACACCAACCGAGCAATCTCCTTGTTCTATACGGTCATTACTCCAATGTTCAACCCAATCATATACAGTCTGAGGAACAAAGAAGTCAAGGAGGCTCTGAGAAAAATCTTGGGCAGCAGTAGGACTTCTTAG